A single region of the Cucumis melo cultivar AY chromosome 3, USDA_Cmelo_AY_1.0, whole genome shotgun sequence genome encodes:
- the LOC103496564 gene encoding NAC domain-containing protein 17-like isoform X2 translates to MSTASSSKGLCDEGDWPPGFRFHPTDEELILYYLKFKICRRKLKLDIIRETDVYKWEPDELPGQSKLKTGDRQWFFFSPRERRYPNASRLSRATRSGYWKATGKDRIIQCNSRNVGVKKTLVFYLGRAPNGERTDWVMHEYTLDEDELKRCKNVKDYYALYKLYKKSGPGPKNGEQYGAPFREEDWVDDADCLEPQVKTVDEVDSVVRERDNGQIQLSSEDIEELMKQIVNDPVLELPSVSGYHQLGSALQVDDKEETASTMIDAYAQEHILPQADKVYHFSVQPSDLHASFDFTQSGISQLQSFEAEVSSALKDCEEEGDFLEIYDLIGPEPTPVANVNPLGNIPPSELDGLSELDLFHDANMFLRDLGPITTETVLDPYLNALDVDVANNLNGNLQHVSYQQNQTDDGFWKNNETENAFSFHESHGQFVTQSTLVAGSISSSTQSSCSDE, encoded by the exons ATGTCAACGGCGTCGTCTTCGAAGGGTTTGTGTGACGAGGGGGATTGGCCACCAGGGTTTCGGTTTCACCCGACGGATGAGGAGCTGATTCTGTATTACTTGAAGTTCAAGATCTGTAGACGCAAATTGAAGCTTGATATCATCCGTGAGACCGATGTTTATAAGTGGGAACCCGACGAATTGCCTG GTCAATCTAAGTTAAAAACTGGTGATAGACAATGGTTCTTTTTCAGTCCTAGGGAACGTAGGTACCCAAATGCATCAAGATTGAGTAGAGCTACAAGATCTGGCTACTGGAAGGCCACAGGAAAGGATCGAATAATACAGTGCAATTCACGTAATGTTGGAGTGAAGAAGACACTGGTGTTCTATCTAGGTCGTGCTCCTAATGGTGAGCGTACTGACTGGGTTATGCACGAGTATACCTTGGATGAAGATGAGCTTAAGAGGTGTAAGAATGTAAAG GATTACTATGCGCTCTACAAACTTTATAAGAAAAGTGGACCTGGGCCAAAGAATGGTGAGCAATATGGAGCACCATTTAGAGAAGAAGATTGGGTTGATGATGCTGATTGTCTGGAGCCACAAGTGAAAACAGTTGATGAGGTTGATTCTGTAGTTCGTGAAAGAGATAATGGTCAAATTCAGCTTTCATCAGAGGATATTGAGGAGCTTATGAAACAAATTGTGAATGATCCTGTCCTAGAGTTGCCATCAGTCAGTGGTTATCATCAACTTGGCTCTGCTTTGCAG GTTGATGATAAAGAAGAAACTGCAAGTACTATGATCGATGCTTATGCTCAGGAGCACATACTTCCTCAAGCGGATAAAGTATATCACTTTAGTGTTCAACCCAGTGATTTGCATGCAAGCTTTGACTTTACCCAGTCCGGTATCTCTCAGTTGCAATCATTTGAAGCTGAGGTTTCATCAGCCCTGAAAGATTGCGAGGAAGAAGGAGATTTCTTGGAGATCTATGATCTCATTGGTCCTGAACCAACTCCTGTGGCAAATGTCAACCCTTTAGGAAATATACCACCTTCAGAGTTGGATGGATTGAGCGAGTTAGACCTGTTCCATGATGCAAATATGTTTCTTCGCGACTTGGGACCCATCACTACTGAAACAGTTTTAGATCCATATTTGAATGCTCTTGATGTTGATGTTGCAAACAATTTGAATGGTAATTTGCAACATGTTTCCTATCAACAAAATCAGACGGACGATGGATTCTGGAAGAACAACGAGACAGAAAATGCCTTTAGCTTCCACGAATCACATGGACAGTTTGTTACTCAATCAACTTTAG TTGCTGGCTCGATTAGCTCATCTACACAGAGCTCTTGTTCAGATGAATGA
- the LOC103496564 gene encoding NAC domain-containing protein 17-like isoform X1: MSTASSSKGLCDEGDWPPGFRFHPTDEELILYYLKFKICRRKLKLDIIRETDVYKWEPDELPGQSKLKTGDRQWFFFSPRERRYPNASRLSRATRSGYWKATGKDRIIQCNSRNVGVKKTLVFYLGRAPNGERTDWVMHEYTLDEDELKRCKNVKDYYALYKLYKKSGPGPKNGEQYGAPFREEDWVDDADCLEPQVKTVDEVDSVVRERDNGQIQLSSEDIEELMKQIVNDPVLELPSVSGYHQLGSALQVDDKEETASTMIDAYAQEHILPQADKVYHFSVQPSDLHASFDFTQSGISQLQSFEAEVSSALKDCEEEGDFLEIYDLIGPEPTPVANVNPLGNIPPSELDGLSELDLFHDANMFLRDLGPITTETVLDPYLNALDVDVANNLNGNLQHVSYQQNQTDDGFWKNNETENAFSFHESHGQFVTQSTLGVGCESVSSTAAGTRENQSANDGGGSTSWFSSNLWAFVESIPTTPASASENVNRAFERMSSFSRLRLNTLNTINTNVAVRNPERGERRRTGMNKGFFLFSILGVLCAILWVLIGNVRLSGNCISS; this comes from the exons ATGTCAACGGCGTCGTCTTCGAAGGGTTTGTGTGACGAGGGGGATTGGCCACCAGGGTTTCGGTTTCACCCGACGGATGAGGAGCTGATTCTGTATTACTTGAAGTTCAAGATCTGTAGACGCAAATTGAAGCTTGATATCATCCGTGAGACCGATGTTTATAAGTGGGAACCCGACGAATTGCCTG GTCAATCTAAGTTAAAAACTGGTGATAGACAATGGTTCTTTTTCAGTCCTAGGGAACGTAGGTACCCAAATGCATCAAGATTGAGTAGAGCTACAAGATCTGGCTACTGGAAGGCCACAGGAAAGGATCGAATAATACAGTGCAATTCACGTAATGTTGGAGTGAAGAAGACACTGGTGTTCTATCTAGGTCGTGCTCCTAATGGTGAGCGTACTGACTGGGTTATGCACGAGTATACCTTGGATGAAGATGAGCTTAAGAGGTGTAAGAATGTAAAG GATTACTATGCGCTCTACAAACTTTATAAGAAAAGTGGACCTGGGCCAAAGAATGGTGAGCAATATGGAGCACCATTTAGAGAAGAAGATTGGGTTGATGATGCTGATTGTCTGGAGCCACAAGTGAAAACAGTTGATGAGGTTGATTCTGTAGTTCGTGAAAGAGATAATGGTCAAATTCAGCTTTCATCAGAGGATATTGAGGAGCTTATGAAACAAATTGTGAATGATCCTGTCCTAGAGTTGCCATCAGTCAGTGGTTATCATCAACTTGGCTCTGCTTTGCAG GTTGATGATAAAGAAGAAACTGCAAGTACTATGATCGATGCTTATGCTCAGGAGCACATACTTCCTCAAGCGGATAAAGTATATCACTTTAGTGTTCAACCCAGTGATTTGCATGCAAGCTTTGACTTTACCCAGTCCGGTATCTCTCAGTTGCAATCATTTGAAGCTGAGGTTTCATCAGCCCTGAAAGATTGCGAGGAAGAAGGAGATTTCTTGGAGATCTATGATCTCATTGGTCCTGAACCAACTCCTGTGGCAAATGTCAACCCTTTAGGAAATATACCACCTTCAGAGTTGGATGGATTGAGCGAGTTAGACCTGTTCCATGATGCAAATATGTTTCTTCGCGACTTGGGACCCATCACTACTGAAACAGTTTTAGATCCATATTTGAATGCTCTTGATGTTGATGTTGCAAACAATTTGAATGGTAATTTGCAACATGTTTCCTATCAACAAAATCAGACGGACGATGGATTCTGGAAGAACAACGAGACAGAAAATGCCTTTAGCTTCCACGAATCACATGGACAGTTTGTTACTCAATCAACTTTAG GTGTGGGATGTGAATCTGTAAGTTCTACAGCAGCAGGAACAAGGGAGAACCAAAGTGCAAATGATGGAGGCGGTTCTACAAGTTGGTTCTCTTCCAACTTGTGGGCCTTCGTTGAGTCGATACCAACCACTCCCGCATCAGCTTCAGAGAATGTCAACCGCGCTTTTGAGCGGATGTCTAGCTTTAGCAGATTGAGACTAAATACTCTGAACACCATTAACACCAATGTTGCTGTTCGTAATCCCGAGAGGGGTGAAAGGAGGAGAACGGGTATGAATAAAggattctttttattttcaattcttGGAGTATTGTGTGCAATTCTATGGGTGTTGATAGGAAATGTTAGATTATCTGGTAATTGCATTTCTTCATGA
- the LOC103496563 gene encoding cleavage stimulating factor 64 isoform X1 — protein MASSQHRCVFVGNIPYDATEEQLIEICQEVGPVVSFRFCLLPAHYQGSQGPSIPLSNVFYRLVIDRETGKPKGYGFCEYKDEETALSARRNLQGYEINGRQLRVDFAENDKGADRNREQGRGGPGLVANAGGPTPHGESSQHQPIGLHIAITAAAVMAGALGGAQAASNQNTLQSATMPNDPLTLHLAKLSRSQLTEVMSGLKAMATQNKDLARQLLLARPQLSKALFQSQIMLGMVTPQVLQKPNLQQSATHPQLPLHEIQQGQPSSVQIQPGLPPLAPNRMQTGFLPKKETQLSLTPQNPLAPHQFSASLRPSLQSQIQPSHTLQGALTGIPGGSSLPSINLQGNISIRQQVQAPTSSSLKQHMRPPPQQYLGHGGALIPGHNAHITNPEAKPSLLPHPSISDVDFQPGPSTAYSTPQIVGSDVDKSSPVPLGVDGKRTMLHGFSGTTNRPVKQIKLEDGKGSPFSAGGLSTSIGTNGSGQLGIASDPNVTGTQLSEKPTSLLPQNVESVLLQQVLNLTPEQLNSLPLEQRLQVIELQHALRRDQMRPS, from the exons ATGGCCTCCTCTCAGCACCGCTGTGTTTTCG TTGGGAATATACCTTATGATGCTACTGAAGAGCAGCTTATAGAAATCTGCCAAGAAGTTGGGCCCGTGGTGTCGTTCAG GTTTTGTCTACTGCCAGCCCATTACCAAGGTAGCCAAGGGCCGAGCATTCCGTTGTCAAATGTTTTCTATAG atTAGTTATTGACAGAGAAACTGGGAAACCTAAAGGTTATGGGTTTTGTGAGTACAAGGATGAAGAAACAGCTTTGAGTGCTCGTCGTAATCTACAAGGTTATGAAATTAATGGTCGGCAATTACGAGTTGATTTTGCTGAGAATGACAAGGGTGCAGACCGAAATAGAGAACAG GGTCGTGGAGGACCTGGATTGGTTGCAAATGCTG GTGGCCCAACACCCCATGGGGAGTCCAGTCAACATCAACCAATTGGTCTTCACATAGCTATCACTGCTGCTGCTGTCATGGCAGGAGCCCTTGGTGGTGCACAAGCAGCTTCTAATCAGAATACTTTGCAGAGTGCAACAATGCCCAATGATCCGTTAACTTTACATCTGGCTAAACTTTCTAGGAGTCAGCTAACTGAAGTTATGTCTGGGCTAAAG GCAATGGCTACACAAAACAAGGATTTGGCTCGACAGCTATTGCTAGCAAGACCACAACTATCAAAAGCTCTTTTCCAG TCACAGATAATGCTTGGAATGGTCACTCCACAAGTG TTGCAGAAGCCTAATTTACAGCAATCTGCTACTCATCCTCAGCTTCCTTTGCATGAAATTCAGCAGGGTCAGCCATCATCCGTTCAAATTCAACCTGGGCTGCCCCCTCTTGCACCTAACAGGATGCAAACTGGTTTTTTACCTAAAAAAGAAACTCAATTGTCTCTCACGCCCCAAAATCCTTTGGCTCCCCATCAGTTTTCTGCATCCCTACGACCTTCACttcaatctcaaattcagcCATCACACACTTTACAAGGCGCTTTGACAGGAATACCTGGAGGCTCGTCACTTCCTTCAATAAATTTGCAGGGAAATATATCTATTAGGCAACAGGTTCAGGCGCCCACCTCCTCCTCTTTAAAGCAGCACATGCGTCCTCCTCCTCAGCAATATCTGGGGCATGGTGGAGCTTTAATTCCTGGCCATAACGCTCACATTACTAATCCAGAAGCTAAACCATCTCTTTTGCCTCACCCCTCCATATCAGATGTAGACTTTCAG CCTGGCCCCTCCACAGCGTATAGTACACCTCAGATAGTGGGCAGTGATGTTGATAAGTCTTCTCCAGTTCCTCTTGGTGTTGATGGTAAAAGAACTATGCTTCATGGCTTTTCAGGAACAACTAATCGCCCAGTAAAGCAAATAAAATTAGAGGATGGAAAAGGCAGCCCTTTCTCAGCAGGAGGTCTAAGTACATCAATAGGTACCAATGGATCCGGGCAGCTTGGAATTGCCTCAGATCCCAATGTGACGGGAACACAACTCTCTGAGAAACCAACTTCATTG CTTCCCCAGAACGTTGAATCTGTACTACTGCAACAAGTTTTGAATCTAACTCCCGAACAGCTTAACTCGTTGCCGCTCGAACAGAGGCTGCAAGTTATTGAGCTCCAGCATGCACTTCGCAGAGACCAAATGCGGCCATCCTAG
- the LOC103496563 gene encoding cleavage stimulating factor 64 isoform X2, translating to MASSQHRCVFVGNIPYDATEEQLIEICQEVGPVVSFRLVIDRETGKPKGYGFCEYKDEETALSARRNLQGYEINGRQLRVDFAENDKGADRNREQGRGGPGLVANAGGPTPHGESSQHQPIGLHIAITAAAVMAGALGGAQAASNQNTLQSATMPNDPLTLHLAKLSRSQLTEVMSGLKAMATQNKDLARQLLLARPQLSKALFQSQIMLGMVTPQVLQKPNLQQSATHPQLPLHEIQQGQPSSVQIQPGLPPLAPNRMQTGFLPKKETQLSLTPQNPLAPHQFSASLRPSLQSQIQPSHTLQGALTGIPGGSSLPSINLQGNISIRQQVQAPTSSSLKQHMRPPPQQYLGHGGALIPGHNAHITNPEAKPSLLPHPSISDVDFQPGPSTAYSTPQIVGSDVDKSSPVPLGVDGKRTMLHGFSGTTNRPVKQIKLEDGKGSPFSAGGLSTSIGTNGSGQLGIASDPNVTGTQLSEKPTSLLPQNVESVLLQQVLNLTPEQLNSLPLEQRLQVIELQHALRRDQMRPS from the exons ATGGCCTCCTCTCAGCACCGCTGTGTTTTCG TTGGGAATATACCTTATGATGCTACTGAAGAGCAGCTTATAGAAATCTGCCAAGAAGTTGGGCCCGTGGTGTCGTTCAG atTAGTTATTGACAGAGAAACTGGGAAACCTAAAGGTTATGGGTTTTGTGAGTACAAGGATGAAGAAACAGCTTTGAGTGCTCGTCGTAATCTACAAGGTTATGAAATTAATGGTCGGCAATTACGAGTTGATTTTGCTGAGAATGACAAGGGTGCAGACCGAAATAGAGAACAG GGTCGTGGAGGACCTGGATTGGTTGCAAATGCTG GTGGCCCAACACCCCATGGGGAGTCCAGTCAACATCAACCAATTGGTCTTCACATAGCTATCACTGCTGCTGCTGTCATGGCAGGAGCCCTTGGTGGTGCACAAGCAGCTTCTAATCAGAATACTTTGCAGAGTGCAACAATGCCCAATGATCCGTTAACTTTACATCTGGCTAAACTTTCTAGGAGTCAGCTAACTGAAGTTATGTCTGGGCTAAAG GCAATGGCTACACAAAACAAGGATTTGGCTCGACAGCTATTGCTAGCAAGACCACAACTATCAAAAGCTCTTTTCCAG TCACAGATAATGCTTGGAATGGTCACTCCACAAGTG TTGCAGAAGCCTAATTTACAGCAATCTGCTACTCATCCTCAGCTTCCTTTGCATGAAATTCAGCAGGGTCAGCCATCATCCGTTCAAATTCAACCTGGGCTGCCCCCTCTTGCACCTAACAGGATGCAAACTGGTTTTTTACCTAAAAAAGAAACTCAATTGTCTCTCACGCCCCAAAATCCTTTGGCTCCCCATCAGTTTTCTGCATCCCTACGACCTTCACttcaatctcaaattcagcCATCACACACTTTACAAGGCGCTTTGACAGGAATACCTGGAGGCTCGTCACTTCCTTCAATAAATTTGCAGGGAAATATATCTATTAGGCAACAGGTTCAGGCGCCCACCTCCTCCTCTTTAAAGCAGCACATGCGTCCTCCTCCTCAGCAATATCTGGGGCATGGTGGAGCTTTAATTCCTGGCCATAACGCTCACATTACTAATCCAGAAGCTAAACCATCTCTTTTGCCTCACCCCTCCATATCAGATGTAGACTTTCAG CCTGGCCCCTCCACAGCGTATAGTACACCTCAGATAGTGGGCAGTGATGTTGATAAGTCTTCTCCAGTTCCTCTTGGTGTTGATGGTAAAAGAACTATGCTTCATGGCTTTTCAGGAACAACTAATCGCCCAGTAAAGCAAATAAAATTAGAGGATGGAAAAGGCAGCCCTTTCTCAGCAGGAGGTCTAAGTACATCAATAGGTACCAATGGATCCGGGCAGCTTGGAATTGCCTCAGATCCCAATGTGACGGGAACACAACTCTCTGAGAAACCAACTTCATTG CTTCCCCAGAACGTTGAATCTGTACTACTGCAACAAGTTTTGAATCTAACTCCCGAACAGCTTAACTCGTTGCCGCTCGAACAGAGGCTGCAAGTTATTGAGCTCCAGCATGCACTTCGCAGAGACCAAATGCGGCCATCCTAG
- the LOC103496563 gene encoding cleavage stimulating factor 64 isoform X3: MFSIVIDRETGKPKGYGFCEYKDEETALSARRNLQGYEINGRQLRVDFAENDKGADRNREQGRGGPGLVANAGGPTPHGESSQHQPIGLHIAITAAAVMAGALGGAQAASNQNTLQSATMPNDPLTLHLAKLSRSQLTEVMSGLKAMATQNKDLARQLLLARPQLSKALFQSQIMLGMVTPQVLQKPNLQQSATHPQLPLHEIQQGQPSSVQIQPGLPPLAPNRMQTGFLPKKETQLSLTPQNPLAPHQFSASLRPSLQSQIQPSHTLQGALTGIPGGSSLPSINLQGNISIRQQVQAPTSSSLKQHMRPPPQQYLGHGGALIPGHNAHITNPEAKPSLLPHPSISDVDFQPGPSTAYSTPQIVGSDVDKSSPVPLGVDGKRTMLHGFSGTTNRPVKQIKLEDGKGSPFSAGGLSTSIGTNGSGQLGIASDPNVTGTQLSEKPTSLLPQNVESVLLQQVLNLTPEQLNSLPLEQRLQVIELQHALRRDQMRPS; this comes from the exons ATGTTTTCTATAG TTATTGACAGAGAAACTGGGAAACCTAAAGGTTATGGGTTTTGTGAGTACAAGGATGAAGAAACAGCTTTGAGTGCTCGTCGTAATCTACAAGGTTATGAAATTAATGGTCGGCAATTACGAGTTGATTTTGCTGAGAATGACAAGGGTGCAGACCGAAATAGAGAACAG GGTCGTGGAGGACCTGGATTGGTTGCAAATGCTG GTGGCCCAACACCCCATGGGGAGTCCAGTCAACATCAACCAATTGGTCTTCACATAGCTATCACTGCTGCTGCTGTCATGGCAGGAGCCCTTGGTGGTGCACAAGCAGCTTCTAATCAGAATACTTTGCAGAGTGCAACAATGCCCAATGATCCGTTAACTTTACATCTGGCTAAACTTTCTAGGAGTCAGCTAACTGAAGTTATGTCTGGGCTAAAG GCAATGGCTACACAAAACAAGGATTTGGCTCGACAGCTATTGCTAGCAAGACCACAACTATCAAAAGCTCTTTTCCAG TCACAGATAATGCTTGGAATGGTCACTCCACAAGTG TTGCAGAAGCCTAATTTACAGCAATCTGCTACTCATCCTCAGCTTCCTTTGCATGAAATTCAGCAGGGTCAGCCATCATCCGTTCAAATTCAACCTGGGCTGCCCCCTCTTGCACCTAACAGGATGCAAACTGGTTTTTTACCTAAAAAAGAAACTCAATTGTCTCTCACGCCCCAAAATCCTTTGGCTCCCCATCAGTTTTCTGCATCCCTACGACCTTCACttcaatctcaaattcagcCATCACACACTTTACAAGGCGCTTTGACAGGAATACCTGGAGGCTCGTCACTTCCTTCAATAAATTTGCAGGGAAATATATCTATTAGGCAACAGGTTCAGGCGCCCACCTCCTCCTCTTTAAAGCAGCACATGCGTCCTCCTCCTCAGCAATATCTGGGGCATGGTGGAGCTTTAATTCCTGGCCATAACGCTCACATTACTAATCCAGAAGCTAAACCATCTCTTTTGCCTCACCCCTCCATATCAGATGTAGACTTTCAG CCTGGCCCCTCCACAGCGTATAGTACACCTCAGATAGTGGGCAGTGATGTTGATAAGTCTTCTCCAGTTCCTCTTGGTGTTGATGGTAAAAGAACTATGCTTCATGGCTTTTCAGGAACAACTAATCGCCCAGTAAAGCAAATAAAATTAGAGGATGGAAAAGGCAGCCCTTTCTCAGCAGGAGGTCTAAGTACATCAATAGGTACCAATGGATCCGGGCAGCTTGGAATTGCCTCAGATCCCAATGTGACGGGAACACAACTCTCTGAGAAACCAACTTCATTG CTTCCCCAGAACGTTGAATCTGTACTACTGCAACAAGTTTTGAATCTAACTCCCGAACAGCTTAACTCGTTGCCGCTCGAACAGAGGCTGCAAGTTATTGAGCTCCAGCATGCACTTCGCAGAGACCAAATGCGGCCATCCTAG